The Streptomyces sp. SS1-1 genome has a segment encoding these proteins:
- a CDS encoding thiamine pyrophosphate-binding protein, translating into MPDDTQDVISGGHLVAKALKAEGVDRIYTLCGGHIIDIYDGCVDEGIEVVDVRHEQVAAHAADGYARITGKPGCAVVTAGPGTTDAVTGVANAFRAESPMLLIGGQGALTQHKMGSLQDLPHVDMMTPITKFAAAVPDTARAADMVSMAFRECYHGAPGPSFLEIPRDVLDAKVPTAKARVPQPGAYRASTRSAGDPEAVERLADLLVHAEKPAILLGSQVWTTRGTEAAVELVRTLNVPAYMNGAGRGTLPPGDPHHFQLSRRYAFSNADVIVIVGTPFDFRMGYGKRLSPDATVVQIDLDYRTVGKNRDIDLGIVGDAGLVLKSVTEAASGRVNGGASKRKEWLDELRAAEQTALEKRLPSLRSDASPIHPYRLVSEINDFLTEDSIYIGDGGDIVTFSGQVVQPKSPGHWMDPGPLGTLGVGVPFVLAAKQARPDKEVVALFGDGAFSLTGWDFETLVRYDLPFVGIVGNNSSMNQIRYGQAQKYGLDRERVGNTLGDVHYDKFAQMLGGYGEEVRDPADIGPALRRARESGKPSLINVWVDPDAYAPGTMNQTMYK; encoded by the coding sequence ATGCCCGACGACACCCAGGACGTCATCTCCGGTGGTCATCTCGTAGCCAAGGCACTGAAGGCCGAGGGGGTCGACCGCATCTACACCCTCTGCGGCGGCCACATCATCGACATCTACGACGGCTGCGTCGACGAGGGCATCGAGGTCGTCGACGTCCGTCACGAGCAGGTCGCCGCCCATGCCGCCGACGGCTACGCCCGCATCACCGGCAAGCCCGGCTGCGCGGTCGTCACCGCCGGGCCCGGCACCACCGACGCCGTCACCGGCGTCGCCAACGCCTTCCGCGCCGAGTCACCGATGCTGCTCATCGGCGGCCAAGGCGCCCTCACCCAGCACAAGATGGGGTCCCTTCAGGACCTGCCGCACGTCGACATGATGACGCCCATCACCAAGTTCGCGGCGGCCGTGCCGGACACGGCCCGTGCCGCGGACATGGTGTCGATGGCGTTCCGCGAGTGCTACCACGGCGCCCCCGGGCCCTCCTTCCTGGAGATCCCGCGTGACGTCCTCGACGCCAAGGTGCCGACGGCTAAGGCGCGGGTGCCCCAGCCGGGCGCCTACCGGGCCTCCACCCGCTCCGCCGGTGACCCCGAGGCCGTCGAACGCCTCGCCGACCTGCTGGTGCACGCCGAGAAGCCGGCCATCCTGCTCGGCAGCCAGGTGTGGACGACGCGGGGCACCGAGGCGGCCGTCGAGCTGGTGCGCACCCTCAACGTCCCCGCCTACATGAACGGCGCCGGACGCGGCACGCTGCCGCCCGGCGACCCGCACCACTTCCAGCTGTCCCGCCGGTACGCCTTCTCCAACGCCGACGTCATCGTGATCGTCGGCACGCCCTTCGACTTCCGCATGGGGTACGGCAAGCGGCTGTCGCCGGACGCGACCGTCGTGCAGATCGACCTCGACTACCGCACCGTCGGCAAGAACCGCGACATCGACCTCGGCATCGTCGGCGACGCCGGCCTGGTGCTGAAGTCGGTGACCGAGGCCGCCTCCGGGCGCGTCAACGGGGGCGCGTCGAAGCGCAAGGAGTGGCTGGACGAGCTGCGCGCGGCCGAGCAGACCGCCCTGGAGAAGCGGCTGCCGAGCCTCCGGTCCGACGCCTCGCCCATCCACCCGTACCGGCTGGTCAGCGAGATCAACGACTTCCTCACCGAGGACTCCATCTACATCGGCGACGGCGGCGACATCGTCACCTTCTCCGGTCAGGTCGTGCAGCCCAAATCGCCCGGGCACTGGATGGACCCGGGTCCGCTCGGCACGCTCGGCGTCGGGGTGCCGTTCGTGCTCGCGGCCAAGCAGGCGCGGCCCGACAAGGAGGTCGTCGCGCTCTTCGGCGACGGCGCTTTCTCCCTGACCGGCTGGGACTTCGAGACCCTCGTCCGCTACGACCTCCCCTTCGTCGGCATCGTCGGCAACAACTCCTCGATGAACCAGATCCGTTACGGCCAGGCCCAGAAGTACGGCCTGGACCGCGAGCGGGTCGGCAACACCCTCGGCGACGTCCACTACGACAAGTTCGCGCAGATGCTGGGCGGTTATGGCGAGGAGGTCCGCGACCCCGCCGACATCGGCCCCGCGCTGCGGCGCGCCCGTGAGTCCGGGAAGCCGTCGCTGATCAACGTCTGGGTCGATCCCGACGCGTACGCCCCCGGAACCATGAACCAGACCATGTACAAGTGA
- the sucC gene encoding ADP-forming succinate--CoA ligase subunit beta gives MDLYEHQARELFAVHGIVVPRAEVTDSLKEAREIARRLGGRVVVKAQVKTGGRGKAGGVKLAADPAAAELTARQILGMDIKGHTVGTVMLAEPVDIEAEFYVSYVLDRAAGRFLAIASAEGGMEIEEVAANRPEAVARVPVDPAEGVTSAKAGEIAEAAGLPPQTVDVLVRLWQVLVREDALLVEVNPLVRTAQGQILALDGKVTLDDNARFRQARWGADGAGHDDALEAAAAAKGLNYVKLDGEVGVIGNGAGLGMSTLDVVAGCGARPANFLDIGGGASAQVMADGLSVILSDPDVKSVLVNVFGGITACDTVADGIVRALDTVRLTKPLVVRLDGNNAARGRAILDAHAHPLVQQATTMDGAAERAARLAATA, from the coding sequence ATGGACCTGTACGAACACCAGGCAAGGGAACTCTTCGCAGTACACGGCATCGTGGTGCCACGGGCGGAGGTCACGGACTCCCTCAAGGAGGCCCGCGAGATCGCCCGGCGGCTCGGCGGCCGAGTCGTCGTCAAGGCACAGGTGAAGACCGGGGGCCGGGGCAAGGCGGGCGGCGTGAAACTCGCCGCGGACCCCGCCGCCGCCGAGCTCACCGCCCGTCAGATCCTCGGCATGGACATCAAGGGCCACACCGTCGGCACGGTCATGCTGGCCGAACCCGTCGACATCGAGGCCGAGTTCTACGTGTCCTATGTCCTCGACCGCGCGGCGGGTCGCTTCCTCGCGATCGCGTCCGCGGAAGGCGGCATGGAGATCGAGGAGGTCGCGGCCAACCGGCCCGAAGCCGTCGCGCGGGTCCCCGTCGACCCCGCCGAAGGCGTCACGTCGGCCAAGGCCGGCGAGATCGCCGAGGCCGCCGGACTACCGCCGCAGACCGTCGACGTCCTCGTGCGCCTGTGGCAGGTGCTGGTCCGCGAGGACGCCCTCCTCGTCGAGGTCAACCCACTCGTGCGCACCGCGCAGGGGCAGATCCTCGCCCTCGACGGCAAGGTCACCCTCGACGACAACGCCCGCTTCCGGCAGGCGCGCTGGGGCGCCGACGGCGCCGGGCACGACGACGCCCTGGAGGCGGCCGCCGCCGCCAAGGGCCTCAACTACGTCAAGCTCGACGGCGAGGTCGGCGTCATCGGCAACGGCGCCGGCCTCGGCATGTCCACCCTCGACGTCGTCGCCGGCTGCGGCGCCCGCCCCGCCAACTTCCTCGACATCGGCGGCGGCGCCTCCGCCCAGGTCATGGCCGACGGTCTCTCCGTCATCCTGTCCGACCCGGACGTGAAGTCCGTCCTCGTCAACGTCTTCGGCGGCATCACCGCCTGCGACACCGTCGCCGACGGCATCGTCCGGGCCCTGGACACCGTCCGGCTGACCAAGCCGCTCGTCGTCCGCCTCGACGGCAACAACGCCGCCCGCGGCCGGGCCATCCTCGACGCGCACGCCCACCCCCTGGTCCAGCAGGCCACCACCATGGACGGCGCCGCCGAGCGCGCCGCCCGACTCGCCGCCACCGCCTGA
- the sucD gene encoding succinate--CoA ligase subunit alpha: MAIHLTKESKVLVQGMTGGEGMKHTRRMLAAGTNVVGGVNPRKAGRTVDFDDRAVPVFGSVAEGIDATGADVTVVFVPPAFAKAAVIEAADAGIQLAVVITEGIPVHDTVAFTTHARARGTRVIGPNCPGLITPGQSNAGIIPPDITKPGPIGLVSKSGTLTYQLMHELRDIGFSTCVGIGGDPVVGTTHIDCLAAFQDDPDTELIVLIGEIGGDAEERAAAYIRDHVTKPVVGYIAGFTAPEGKTMGHAGAIVSGSSGTATAKKEALEAVGVRVGRTPTETARLAMDRLTTGA; the protein is encoded by the coding sequence ATGGCGATCCACCTCACCAAGGAGAGCAAGGTCCTCGTCCAGGGCATGACCGGCGGCGAGGGCATGAAGCACACCCGGCGGATGCTCGCCGCCGGCACGAACGTCGTCGGCGGCGTCAACCCGCGCAAGGCCGGCCGCACCGTCGACTTCGACGACCGTGCCGTCCCCGTCTTCGGCAGTGTCGCCGAGGGCATCGACGCGACCGGCGCCGACGTCACCGTCGTCTTCGTCCCGCCCGCCTTCGCCAAGGCGGCCGTCATCGAGGCCGCCGACGCCGGCATCCAGCTCGCCGTCGTCATCACCGAAGGCATCCCCGTCCACGACACCGTCGCCTTCACCACCCACGCCCGTGCGCGCGGCACCCGCGTCATCGGCCCCAACTGTCCCGGCCTCATCACCCCCGGCCAGTCCAACGCGGGCATCATCCCGCCCGACATCACCAAGCCCGGCCCCATCGGCCTGGTCTCCAAGTCCGGCACCCTCACCTACCAACTCATGCACGAATTGCGGGACATCGGCTTCTCCACCTGCGTCGGCATCGGCGGCGACCCCGTCGTCGGCACCACCCACATCGACTGCCTCGCCGCGTTCCAGGACGACCCCGACACCGAACTCATCGTGCTCATCGGGGAGATCGGCGGCGACGCCGAGGAGCGCGCCGCCGCCTACATCCGCGACCACGTCACCAAGCCGGTCGTCGGCTACATCGCCGGATTCACCGCCCCCGAGGGCAAGACCATGGGGCACGCCGGCGCGATCGTCTCCGGCTCCTCCGGGACGGCCACCGCGAAGAAGGAAGCGCTGGAGGCCGTGGGCGTACGGGTCGGCCGCACCCCCACCGAGACCGCCCGCCTCGCCATGGACCGGCTCACCACCGGCGCGTGA
- a CDS encoding aldehyde dehydrogenase family protein, producing the protein MATTLTLKSGTSWTDAWQRCLAVAPEAFRDDRVLNLWNGTWQADGRALPATSPVDGSPIAGPPRLDSAIAHQAVRASLDQHRAWRHVPLDERRARVAATLDALAQHRDLLALLLVWEIGKPWRLATADVDRAIDGVRWYVDGIEPMIADRAPLDGPVSNIASWNYPMSVLVHAVLVQALAGNAVIAKTPTDGGVACLTLACALAAREGIPVTLVSGSGGELSQALVRAPEIGCVSFVGGRDTGAAVATAVADLGKRHILEQEGLNTWGIWNYSDWDTLTAVVPKLFDYGKQRCTAYPRFVVQRELFDAFLAAYLPAVRTLRTGHPLAVEQPDDPYPSLDFGPVINAAKAKELHDQVAEAIDRGAVPLHRGRLSDARFLPGQDTSAYVQPVTLLNPPRSSPLHHAEPFGPVDTIVLVDTEAELLAAMNASNGALVATLSTDDDATFARLAPQIRAFKIGHGTPRSRGDRAELFGGFGASWRGAFVGGELLVRAVTQGPAGERLPGNFPEYQLLP; encoded by the coding sequence TTGGCCACCACCCTCACCCTCAAATCCGGCACCTCCTGGACCGACGCCTGGCAGCGCTGCCTCGCCGTCGCCCCGGAGGCGTTCCGCGACGACCGCGTCCTCAACCTTTGGAACGGCACCTGGCAGGCGGACGGCCGCGCGCTGCCCGCCACCAGCCCCGTCGACGGCAGCCCCATCGCCGGCCCGCCCCGCCTGGACTCTGCCATCGCCCACCAGGCCGTACGCGCCTCGCTCGACCAGCACCGCGCCTGGCGGCACGTCCCCCTCGACGAACGCCGGGCCCGCGTCGCCGCCACCCTCGACGCCCTCGCCCAGCACCGCGACCTGCTCGCCCTGCTCCTCGTCTGGGAGATCGGCAAGCCCTGGCGGCTCGCGACGGCGGACGTCGACCGCGCCATCGACGGCGTCCGCTGGTACGTCGACGGCATCGAACCGATGATCGCGGACCGGGCCCCGCTCGACGGACCCGTCTCCAACATCGCCAGCTGGAACTACCCGATGAGCGTGCTCGTTCACGCAGTGCTGGTACAGGCCCTGGCGGGCAACGCGGTCATCGCCAAGACCCCGACCGACGGCGGTGTCGCCTGTCTGACCCTGGCCTGCGCGCTCGCCGCCCGCGAGGGGATCCCCGTCACCCTCGTCAGCGGCAGCGGAGGGGAGCTGTCCCAGGCGCTGGTGCGGGCGCCCGAGATCGGCTGCGTCTCCTTCGTCGGCGGCCGCGACACCGGCGCGGCGGTGGCCACGGCCGTCGCCGACCTCGGCAAGCGCCACATCCTCGAACAGGAAGGACTCAACACCTGGGGCATCTGGAACTACTCGGACTGGGACACGCTCACGGCCGTCGTCCCCAAGCTCTTCGACTACGGCAAACAGCGCTGCACGGCGTACCCGCGCTTCGTCGTCCAGCGCGAACTGTTCGACGCCTTCCTCGCCGCCTACCTGCCCGCCGTCCGCACCCTGCGGACCGGCCACCCCCTGGCGGTCGAGCAGCCCGACGACCCGTACCCGAGCCTGGACTTCGGCCCGGTGATCAACGCCGCCAAGGCCAAGGAGCTCCACGACCAGGTGGCGGAGGCGATCGACCGGGGCGCCGTCCCGCTGCACCGCGGCCGGCTCTCCGACGCCCGCTTCCTGCCCGGCCAGGACACCTCGGCATACGTCCAGCCCGTCACCCTCCTCAACCCGCCCCGGTCCTCCCCACTGCACCACGCGGAACCCTTCGGCCCGGTCGACACGATCGTCCTGGTCGACACCGAGGCGGAGCTCCTGGCCGCCATGAACGCCTCCAACGGCGCCCTGGTCGCCACGCTCTCCACCGACGACGACGCCACGTTCGCCCGCCTGGCCCCCCAGATCCGCGCCTTCAAGATCGGCCACGGCACCCCGCGCTCGCGCGGCGACCGAGCCGAACTCTTCGGCGGCTTCGGCGCGTCCTGGCGGGGCGCGTTCGTGGGCGGCGAACTGCTGGTGCGGGCGGTGACGCAGGGCCCGGCGGGGGAGAGGCTGCCGGGGAACTTCCCGGAGTACCAGCTGCTTCCCTGA
- a CDS encoding DUF2254 domain-containing protein translates to MSDWLVTRSPAAGRRRPRALSPFREHLRDTFWFAPTAAMVIVFLVWLAAQALDTAIVDALREDGDYGTLEDLLRFAEDAKTVVNAVGSAMMTFIGVVFSISLVAVQMASGQFTPRVVRLFVRSRITKATFAVFLATFVLSLLVLTSFDTTDDPRKVTTLPLVQSVLTLFMVALSLLLFVLYVNGTLRLMRISHVIARIAAESFRMVAAMPSSASGPGVSELGSPTAWVPHDGPAGVLRDVHIARLVRVARRHGVVLRLVPRIGDFVVPGTPLFAVHGGAAPPVGALRRTTSVGVERTFHQDLGFGLRQLSDIALRALSSAVNDPTTAVQALDRIVQFLAALSRRPLDEAVHRDRGGAVRLVLPVPGWTELVDLGFSEVRGCGADSPQVTRRLLAGLDDLLLLAPAERREPLLRHRELLRQAVEETVPNASDRAFALRPDRQGIS, encoded by the coding sequence ATGAGTGACTGGCTGGTTACGCGGAGCCCGGCCGCGGGGCGGCGTCGCCCGCGGGCGCTGTCGCCCTTCCGGGAGCATCTTCGGGACACCTTCTGGTTCGCGCCGACGGCCGCGATGGTGATCGTCTTCCTCGTCTGGCTGGCCGCGCAGGCGCTCGACACGGCGATCGTGGACGCGCTGCGGGAGGACGGCGACTACGGGACTCTCGAGGATCTGCTGCGGTTCGCGGAGGACGCCAAGACCGTCGTGAACGCGGTCGGGTCGGCCATGATGACGTTCATCGGGGTGGTCTTCAGCATCTCGCTGGTGGCCGTCCAGATGGCGAGCGGGCAGTTCACCCCGCGGGTCGTACGGCTCTTCGTGCGCAGCCGGATCACCAAGGCGACGTTCGCCGTCTTCCTGGCCACCTTCGTGCTGAGCCTGCTGGTGCTGACCTCGTTCGACACCACCGACGATCCGCGGAAGGTGACGACGCTGCCGCTCGTGCAGTCGGTGCTCACGCTGTTCATGGTGGCGCTGAGCCTGCTGCTGTTCGTGCTGTACGTGAACGGCACGCTGCGGCTCATGCGGATCAGTCATGTGATCGCGCGGATCGCCGCGGAGTCGTTCCGGATGGTGGCGGCGATGCCGTCCTCCGCGAGCGGGCCGGGGGTGTCCGAGCTCGGGTCGCCGACGGCGTGGGTGCCGCACGACGGGCCGGCCGGGGTGCTGCGGGACGTGCACATCGCGCGGCTGGTGCGGGTGGCCCGCCGGCACGGGGTCGTGCTGCGGCTCGTCCCGCGCATCGGGGACTTCGTGGTGCCGGGCACTCCGCTGTTCGCCGTGCACGGCGGGGCGGCTCCGCCGGTGGGCGCGCTGCGCCGCACCACGTCCGTCGGTGTGGAGCGGACGTTCCACCAGGACCTCGGGTTCGGGCTGCGGCAGCTGTCCGACATCGCGCTGCGCGCCCTGTCCTCGGCGGTCAACGACCCGACGACGGCCGTGCAGGCCCTGGACCGGATCGTGCAGTTCCTAGCGGCCCTGTCCCGGCGTCCACTGGACGAGGCCGTGCACCGGGACCGGGGCGGCGCCGTGCGTCTGGTGCTGCCGGTGCCGGGGTGGACCGAGCTGGTGGATCTCGGGTTCAGCGAGGTTCGGGGATGCGGCGCCGACAGTCCGCAGGTGACCCGGCGGCTGCTGGCGGGGCTGGACGATCTGCTGCTGCTCGCTCCGGCCGAACGGCGCGAGCCGCTGCTGCGGCATCGCGAGCTGCTGCGGCAGGCGGTCGAGGAGACCGTCCCGAACGCCTCCGACCGCGCGTTCGCGCTGCGCCCGGACCGGCAGGGCATCAGCTGA
- a CDS encoding MFS transporter, whose product MTTTGALGGSAAVGDTVRGVRGVTRPFSVYAVLANSLFQRGVFVLYLQQRGFSAGQVALLQTLIYLVSGLAELPTGVISDRIGRRASIVIGQVLIAGSLLGQAASTSYWMFVALFIGHGVGMACVSGSDTALLYDLLVRRGVTAGYVRIRSRFTMLGTVTSGVAIVLGGQLQRFSWGIVYAGSALCLVLAVLVLLARVPEIRGADAVDEADEGDGADKAPRDATAWRALLRVATPALVTLAVVSGLMHATLTPYIIFTQKTLADQGAGAGLVGVVIAAGFFAGGLVPLLSDRVHRRFGYRVAVPVSLLALAAALGLSGLGLVHVTIAAFLVLVGIPEITAVLVDNVLNEAVPSRHRASLLSVIAFVESVLIGTGYLVLGALMDGMGSGVGMAVYAAVPLLGCLLWLPVLPRGAGVAVGTESPAGQKTS is encoded by the coding sequence ATGACCACCACGGGGGCCCTCGGCGGATCGGCCGCGGTCGGCGACACGGTACGCGGCGTACGCGGGGTCACCCGCCCCTTCTCCGTGTACGCCGTCCTCGCCAACTCCCTCTTCCAGCGCGGCGTCTTCGTCCTCTACCTCCAGCAGCGCGGCTTCTCCGCCGGGCAGGTGGCCCTTCTCCAGACGTTGATCTACCTGGTCAGCGGGCTCGCGGAGTTGCCGACGGGTGTCATCTCCGACCGGATCGGCCGACGGGCGAGCATCGTGATCGGCCAGGTGCTGATCGCGGGAAGCCTGCTCGGCCAGGCGGCGTCCACCTCGTACTGGATGTTCGTGGCGTTGTTCATCGGCCACGGCGTGGGCATGGCGTGCGTGTCCGGTTCGGACACCGCCCTGCTGTATGACCTGCTCGTGCGGCGTGGGGTGACGGCCGGGTACGTCAGGATCAGGTCCCGGTTCACCATGCTCGGGACGGTGACGTCGGGTGTCGCCATCGTCCTCGGCGGCCAGCTGCAGCGGTTCTCCTGGGGGATCGTCTACGCCGGTTCGGCCTTGTGCCTCGTCCTGGCCGTACTGGTGCTGCTGGCTCGGGTGCCCGAGATCCGGGGCGCGGACGCGGTGGATGAGGCGGACGAGGGGGACGGTGCCGACAAGGCACCTCGCGACGCCACCGCGTGGCGGGCGCTGCTTCGCGTCGCGACGCCCGCGCTCGTCACGCTCGCCGTGGTGTCCGGGCTGATGCACGCGACGCTGACGCCGTACATCATCTTCACGCAGAAGACCCTCGCCGATCAGGGCGCGGGCGCGGGGCTGGTCGGTGTGGTCATAGCGGCGGGGTTCTTCGCCGGGGGACTCGTGCCCCTGCTGTCGGATCGCGTGCACCGGCGCTTCGGGTACCGGGTCGCCGTCCCGGTGTCCCTCCTGGCGCTCGCCGCGGCACTCGGGCTGAGCGGCCTCGGCCTGGTCCACGTCACCATCGCCGCGTTTCTCGTCCTCGTCGGCATTCCCGAGATCACCGCCGTGCTCGTGGACAACGTGCTCAACGAGGCCGTGCCGTCGCGCCACCGGGCGAGCCTGCTGTCGGTGATCGCCTTCGTGGAGTCGGTGCTCATCGGCACCGGCTATCTCGTCCTCGGCGCGCTCATGGACGGGATGGGTTCCGGGGTCGGCATGGCCGTCTATGCCGCCGTGCCCCTGCTGGGGTGTCTGCTGTGGCTTCCGGTGCTTCCCCGAGGGGCGGGGGTGGCCGTCGGCACCGAGAGCCCCGCCGGCCAGAAAACCTCCTGA
- a CDS encoding EcsC family protein: MADEKTPDEGADEKTPDEGANGKTPDEAADGKTPDEGAVEKTGRWVADLAEKVMVKGVGPITGSVTWAEERLSRRQGAAYRAPDDEERRSPEDMKDDIDAVVARLIKESVAAAGTQGFITGLGGLITAGVTLPANVAAALTVNMRMAGAIAHLRGWDIRDPHTRTVAMMLAIGMSTQSVLAAFGVKVGQKLGEQMIKKIPITMIRAINKKAGTHLVAKYGTKRATITLAKGVPILGGFVGGAVDAGSTAVIGRATDKALRGDMLRVEEPEK, translated from the coding sequence ATGGCCGACGAGAAGACTCCCGACGAGGGGGCCGACGAGAAGACTCCTGATGAAGGAGCCAACGGCAAGACTCCGGACGAGGCGGCCGACGGCAAGACTCCCGACGAGGGGGCCGTCGAGAAGACCGGGCGATGGGTCGCCGATCTCGCGGAGAAGGTGATGGTGAAGGGCGTCGGCCCGATCACCGGGTCGGTCACATGGGCCGAGGAGCGTCTGTCGCGACGGCAGGGCGCCGCCTACCGCGCACCGGACGACGAAGAGCGCCGGTCTCCGGAAGACATGAAGGACGACATCGACGCGGTCGTCGCCCGGCTCATCAAGGAGTCCGTGGCGGCGGCCGGTACTCAGGGGTTCATCACCGGTCTCGGCGGGCTGATCACCGCGGGTGTGACACTCCCCGCCAACGTGGCCGCGGCCCTCACCGTCAACATGCGGATGGCCGGCGCCATCGCGCACCTGCGGGGGTGGGACATCCGTGATCCGCACACCCGGACCGTCGCGATGATGCTCGCGATCGGGATGAGCACCCAGAGTGTCCTGGCGGCCTTCGGCGTGAAGGTCGGCCAGAAACTCGGCGAGCAGATGATCAAGAAGATCCCGATCACCATGATCCGGGCCATCAACAAGAAGGCCGGCACTCACCTGGTCGCGAAGTACGGAACGAAGCGCGCCACGATCACACTCGCCAAGGGCGTCCCGATCCTGGGCGGATTCGTCGGAGGCGCCGTGGACGCCGGATCGACCGCCGTCATAGGACGGGCCACGGACAAGGCTTTGAGGGGCGACATGCTGCGGGTTGAGGAGCCGGAGAAGTAG
- a CDS encoding UvrD-helicase domain-containing protein, with translation MPRLAFDIGFCAQLGKLQGTVREGVFSAWEKFERLTLDQLFKDPGLKLESLKQARDPHIRTIRIDQGTRGVVLAPESGETFVLLRVMPHDKAIAWAVKQKSSINTVTRAVEIRDIASLEELTPAYERIAPEPDRRLFAKVSDGDMAALGIDGTTLRQARALTDLEQLEVFAPYFPQDQREVLEYLAAGFTVEEVWRDVVSVALAHAPAAPVDASDYETAIHRSRARIAVVSDSDEMRDILDKPFAAWRVFLHPTQHKVAYRPSYSGPAQVTGGPGTGKSVVALHRVRHLLRHLRDGDRILLTTFTNALVDALTEGLGLLVDDPDLRDRVDVMTVDAFAGRVVNTSRRPLNGYEETARWEQAAAAAGFSGTPQFLAQEYKHVVLAQDIRTQEVYESCERRGRGSALSSGARPLVWRTVEEFTRRLDEDGLRTYLGTCAEATDLLAGQGPSYRHIVVDEAQDLHPVQWRMLRAAAPKRPDDLFIAGDPHQRIYDNRVSLKALGINVAGRSTKLRKNYRSTHEILSWATGLLLGRPFAELADSGRHDTLVGYSSVLHGSGPYVHEAATEEAELDALVEQVREWVDGGAAYGEIGVCARFNKTCEKVRDALVKAGIPASRVRAGAARTDDAVNVGTMHTFKGLEYRYAAVVGVNDTALPNPSAVTPENVDRLQHEADLAAERCLLFVACTRARDGLYVSWTGQPSPFLVEAGCGAG, from the coding sequence ATGCCCCGCCTCGCCTTCGACATCGGCTTCTGTGCTCAGCTCGGCAAGCTTCAAGGGACCGTGCGGGAAGGGGTGTTCTCAGCGTGGGAGAAGTTCGAGCGGCTCACGCTGGACCAGTTGTTCAAGGATCCCGGCCTGAAGCTGGAGTCGTTGAAGCAGGCGCGTGACCCGCACATCCGCACCATCCGGATCGACCAGGGCACCAGGGGCGTAGTCCTCGCGCCGGAGTCCGGTGAGACGTTCGTACTACTGCGGGTGATGCCGCACGACAAGGCCATCGCCTGGGCGGTCAAGCAGAAGTCGAGCATCAACACCGTCACCCGTGCCGTCGAGATCCGCGACATCGCCTCCTTGGAGGAACTGACACCCGCGTACGAGCGGATCGCGCCCGAGCCGGACAGGCGGCTGTTCGCGAAGGTCTCCGACGGGGACATGGCGGCGCTCGGCATCGACGGTACGACGCTGCGGCAGGCCCGCGCGCTGACCGACCTGGAGCAGCTGGAGGTCTTCGCTCCGTACTTCCCCCAGGACCAGCGGGAGGTGCTGGAGTACCTCGCGGCCGGGTTCACCGTGGAGGAGGTCTGGCGGGATGTGGTGTCCGTCGCGCTCGCCCACGCGCCGGCGGCCCCCGTCGACGCGTCGGACTACGAGACCGCGATCCACCGCAGCCGCGCCCGCATCGCGGTCGTCTCGGACTCCGACGAGATGCGCGACATCCTGGACAAGCCCTTCGCCGCCTGGCGCGTCTTCCTGCACCCGACCCAGCACAAGGTGGCCTACCGCCCGTCGTACTCCGGTCCCGCCCAGGTGACCGGGGGTCCCGGCACCGGCAAGTCCGTCGTCGCCCTCCATCGGGTGCGCCACCTGCTGCGGCACCTGCGCGACGGCGACCGCATTCTCCTGACCACGTTCACCAACGCGCTCGTGGACGCTCTCACCGAGGGGCTCGGCCTGCTCGTCGACGACCCGGACCTCCGCGACCGGGTCGACGTCATGACGGTCGACGCCTTCGCCGGACGTGTGGTGAACACGTCTCGCCGGCCGCTCAACGGATACGAGGAGACCGCCCGGTGGGAACAGGCCGCGGCGGCCGCCGGCTTCTCCGGAACCCCGCAGTTCCTCGCCCAGGAGTACAAGCACGTCGTCCTGGCCCAGGACATCCGTACGCAGGAGGTTTACGAGAGCTGCGAGCGGCGGGGCCGCGGCAGCGCCCTGTCCTCCGGTGCGCGACCGCTGGTGTGGCGGACCGTGGAGGAGTTCACCCGGCGGCTGGACGAGGACGGACTTCGCACCTATCTCGGCACCTGCGCGGAGGCCACCGACCTGCTGGCCGGGCAGGGCCCGTCCTACCGGCACATCGTCGTCGACGAGGCGCAGGACCTGCACCCGGTCCAGTGGCGGATGCTGCGGGCGGCCGCCCCGAAACGGCCGGACGATCTGTTCATCGCCGGTGACCCGCACCAGCGGATCTACGACAACCGGGTGTCGCTGAAGGCCCTCGGCATCAACGTCGCGGGCCGTTCGACGAAGCTGCGCAAGAACTACCGTTCCACGCATGAGATCCTCAGCTGGGCGACAGGTCTCCTTCTGGGCCGGCCCTTCGCCGAACTGGCCGACAGCGGGCGGCACGACACCCTGGTGGGGTACAGCTCCGTCCTGCACGGCTCCGGGCCGTACGTCCACGAGGCGGCTACGGAGGAGGCCGAACTCGACGCCCTGGTCGAGCAGGTGCGGGAGTGGGTGGACGGCGGTGCGGCGTACGGCGAGATCGGGGTCTGCGCACGCTTCAACAAGACATGCGAGAAGGTCAGGGACGCGCTGGTGAAGGCCGGCATCCCCGCCAGCCGTGTCCGAGCCGGTGCGGCCCGCACCGACGACGCTGTGAACGTGGGCACCATGCACACCTTCAAGGGGCTCGAGTACCGCTATGCCGCCGTCGTCGGCGTCAACGACACGGCCCTGCCGAACCCTTCAGCGGTCACGCCGGAAAACGTCGACCGCCTCCAGCACGAAGCCGACCTCGCGGCGGAACGCTGCCTGCTGTTCGTCGCCTGCACGCGGGCCCGGGACGGCCTGTACGTCTCGTGGACCGGGCAACCAAGTCCCTTCCTCGTGGAGGCCGGTTGCGGCGCGGGTTAG